In the genome of Desulfonema ishimotonii, one region contains:
- a CDS encoding AMP-binding protein: MSTSYADAYGQSINDPEGFWGPIAKDCHWYKPCDKVLDDSNLPFYRWFKGGETNTCYNAVDLHVENGLGDQAAIIYDSPVTDTIKTYTYNELKKEVSLFAGALAAKGVAKGDRVIIYMPMIPEAVFAMLACARIGAVHSVVFGGFAPNELATRINDAKPKVIVTASCGIEVARVIEYKPC, encoded by the coding sequence ATGTCCACTTCATATGCCGATGCCTATGGGCAATCGATTAATGATCCAGAGGGGTTTTGGGGGCCCATTGCCAAGGACTGCCACTGGTATAAACCCTGTGACAAAGTCCTGGATGACTCCAACCTACCCTTTTACCGCTGGTTCAAAGGCGGTGAAACAAACACCTGTTACAACGCCGTTGATCTACATGTAGAAAACGGCTTAGGTGACCAGGCTGCCATTATTTATGACAGCCCGGTCACCGATACCATCAAAACATACACCTATAACGAGCTGAAAAAAGAAGTTTCCCTGTTTGCAGGCGCCCTTGCCGCAAAAGGGGTGGCCAAGGGAGACAGGGTGATCATCTACATGCCCATGATCCCGGAAGCCGTGTTTGCCATGCTGGCCTGTGCCAGGATCGGCGCGGTTCATTCAGTGGTTTTCGGCGGATTTGCCCCCAACGAACTGGCCACCCGGATCAACGATGCCAAACCCAAGGTCATCGTGACCGCATCCTGCGGCATTGAGGTGGCCCGGGTCATTGAATACAAGCCCTGC
- the acs gene encoding acetate--CoA ligase, protein MSKKDVVETTEAQIAVHWKEEDYYYPSSKFVGQANLSDPDIFERFSLDNFPDYYTEFAELLTWYKYWDEVLDTSDAPCYKWFKGGLINASYNCIDRHLKDNKNKTAIHFVPEPESEKVEHITYQELYVRVNEMAALLRDTAKLKRGDRVTIHMPMSAELPITMLACARLGVIHSVVFGGFSASASADRIVDSQSRVLIVTDAYYRSGTLLDHKINADEAVKIAKDQGQTVDTVLVWQRYPEKYSSDTPLVEGRDIVVNQELSKYYGVRVEPEKMLSEDPLFLMYTSGTTGKPKGCQHGTGGYLAYVTAMSKYIQDIHPEDVYWCMADIGWITGHSFIVYGPLALCASSVIYEGVPTYPDAGRSWRIAQELDVNIFHTAPTAIRALRKIGPDEPAKYNYHFKHMTTVGEPIEPEVWKWYESAVGKGEAIIVDTWWQTETGGFLCSTVPGIKPMKPGSAGPGVPGIHPFILDDEGKEITEAGIAGNICIRNPWPGQFQTIWGDRDRFVKTYFADICRNPDSKDWQDWPYLAGDAAMMAEDGYFRILGRIDDVINVSGHRLGTKEIESASLVVQEVAEAAVVPVAHDIKGKEPDLYIALRPGVEPTEEIARKISDAVCDQIGKIAKPRKVWLVPDMPKTRSGKIMRRVLGAISNKTDVGNVMTLANPEVVEEIRVMVQD, encoded by the coding sequence ATGAGCAAAAAAGATGTTGTCGAGACCACTGAGGCACAGATTGCCGTTCACTGGAAAGAAGAGGACTACTACTATCCATCATCAAAATTTGTCGGCCAGGCCAACCTTTCTGATCCCGATATTTTTGAAAGATTCAGCCTGGATAATTTTCCAGACTATTATACTGAATTTGCTGAACTGCTTACGTGGTACAAATATTGGGACGAGGTTCTGGACACCAGTGATGCTCCTTGCTACAAATGGTTTAAAGGTGGACTGATAAATGCCAGTTACAACTGCATTGACCGCCACCTCAAAGACAATAAAAACAAGACCGCCATCCATTTTGTTCCCGAGCCCGAGTCTGAAAAAGTCGAACACATCACATACCAAGAACTCTACGTCAGGGTAAATGAAATGGCTGCCCTGCTCAGGGATACGGCCAAACTCAAAAGAGGAGACCGGGTCACCATTCACATGCCCATGTCTGCCGAACTGCCCATCACCATGTTAGCCTGCGCCAGGCTGGGCGTGATTCATTCCGTTGTTTTCGGTGGATTCTCGGCAAGTGCCAGTGCAGACAGGATCGTTGACTCCCAGTCCAGGGTATTGATCGTCACCGACGCCTATTACCGCTCAGGCACCCTTTTAGACCACAAGATCAACGCAGACGAGGCCGTTAAAATAGCCAAAGATCAGGGCCAGACGGTTGATACGGTTCTGGTATGGCAAAGGTACCCTGAAAAATACTCCTCTGACACCCCCCTGGTTGAAGGCAGAGATATTGTTGTGAATCAGGAGCTTTCAAAATATTACGGGGTCAGGGTAGAGCCTGAAAAAATGCTGTCTGAAGATCCTTTGTTCCTCATGTACACCTCGGGCACAACGGGCAAACCCAAGGGCTGCCAGCACGGCACCGGCGGCTACTTAGCCTATGTAACAGCCATGTCTAAATACATCCAGGACATTCATCCTGAAGATGTATACTGGTGCATGGCCGATATCGGGTGGATCACGGGCCATTCCTTTATCGTATACGGTCCCCTGGCATTGTGCGCCTCCTCGGTCATCTACGAAGGGGTCCCGACCTATCCCGATGCGGGCAGGTCCTGGAGAATCGCCCAGGAATTGGATGTCAACATCTTCCATACCGCTCCTACGGCCATCCGGGCACTCAGGAAAATCGGCCCGGATGAACCCGCCAAATACAACTATCATTTTAAACACATGACCACCGTAGGCGAGCCCATTGAGCCGGAAGTATGGAAATGGTACGAATCCGCCGTGGGCAAGGGAGAAGCCATTATTGTGGACACCTGGTGGCAGACTGAAACCGGCGGATTCCTATGCAGCACGGTTCCAGGAATCAAACCCATGAAACCAGGCAGTGCAGGTCCGGGAGTTCCCGGGATACATCCCTTTATCCTGGATGATGAGGGCAAGGAAATCACGGAAGCCGGTATTGCCGGAAATATCTGCATCAGAAACCCATGGCCCGGACAGTTCCAGACCATCTGGGGAGATCGGGACCGGTTTGTAAAAACCTATTTTGCAGACATCTGCAGAAACCCGGACAGCAAAGACTGGCAGGACTGGCCTTACCTGGCCGGTGATGCAGCCATGATGGCTGAAGACGGATACTTCAGAATCCTTGGAAGAATTGACGATGTCATCAACGTATCCGGACACCGCCTTGGCACCAAGGAGATAGAATCTGCATCCCTGGTCGTTCAAGAGGTGGCAGAGGCTGCCGTTGTTCCGGTGGCCCACGACATCAAGGGCAAGGAGCCGGACCTTTATATTGCCCTGAGACCCGGTGTTGAGCCAACAGAGGAAATCGCCCGAAAAATTTCAGATGCTGTATGTGACCAGATCGGAAAAATAGCCAAACCCAGAAAGGTATGGCTGGTGCCTGATATGCCCAAGACCCGGTCCGGTAAGATCATGCGGCGAGTGCTGGGGGCCATTTCCAATAAGACCGATGTTGGCAATGTCATGACCCTGGCAAACCCGGAAGTCGTAGAAGAAATCAGAGTAATGGTTCAAGATTAA